The following coding sequences lie in one Daphnia pulex isolate KAP4 chromosome 1, ASM2113471v1 genomic window:
- the LOC124196686 gene encoding ensconsin-like isoform X8 has protein sequence MSVGVGMGIGRGHVTLGHGVNLTGSNATPGSGVDGLDGGGGSEHDQISPTWSVQCWDTLGDQVDHLILLPERALTMDSGWLQADLAEILAHSVIGHGRGDGSSSGRDYSVTPFLSHPHERSSSSHDGSDSWFPHSRRRSLDWSLVNSSAGQPQSPFVAIATSADRQESCSATAAAAAAAAAASAVQREERSKVLRERQNEERQRKLEELKQQALATQKFREQQEEERRRRMEEQRLRDLERRTQVEERKKAILEAERERREAMLRRSEDRGIRQETKRRNERGSIAFAFGSSTPRMLEPVDSCSSYWGSRRATSTTNVMSASSHGRVTLNEATTPNGGGNNNKLRASSVFGLDQNQDDESNDRGQRQRGTQVVEWETRRRASEVMTSSPSTTTAVGNDTAKISALGQQHQQQQQQQPYYQYHHNYNRWSAGRPHTSSLFGAGCFFLGDDLMTQSTSAVQGGRRKRTDLIPTIPIHRGEGDRSPRSPLYGSSSGASSSRGSVNRSTGLRSGDITPSSPTRPLSALSQVSSVSTTVASSSASISGHVRARTAPAGGRKPRPVSIAGTGMSLSEAARTSRASRENINSRERSKETKEKENERTRQTQPTPATTPRPARARSADMRKDNNNAATHKSSPEGALSQPSHAKRPNRDAGRHPSARETKTPVKATAEAPKSAKGVKTEEGAATTGKANNKSVAAAAAATKKADEEAVKAVELVQVTVPPADSQPESKEVVNVKVEESHDPTAVETLPAAAETEMISMTDSTASGDAPDVEILPPVTTTNNDVAVVSTPSEVSNVEGQVSVDSIPSGATTPSETGSVSGDSVPLSLTSRKIISSEEEAKAALAEKRRLAREQMEREAERERLRAEEERLLEEERQRQEELEQKLAEEEMDRMALEARQAEEERLQKAIEETQRREEEERLRREEEARQRVEKEQQDRKAREEAEKLRKENEERLRREEEERQERRKRVEAIMARTRGKSSGPGSSNNKSGNELNNAVSSDQSASDVTSVGMMNNSISQPDLLGDIVNKSTSNGSGGGNNSNGQSSLSPDDDSLMDDDTTKQKNNGFHLHHNHHHNNQHIDATDSSSSLASTTSDLPDISNVTANADSDSVNSIASTNNITAEVEPVEFLA, from the exons ATGAGCGTCGGAGTGGGAATGGGGATAGGACGGGGTCATGTGACGCTGGGTCACGGTGTCAACCTGACTGGTTCCAACGCGACTCCCGGTTCTGGCGTCGATGGCCTggacggcggcggtggcagTGAACATGACCAAATCAGTCCGACGTGGTCGGTGCAGTGCTGGGACACGCTGGGCGATCAAGTGGATCACTTGATCCTGTTGCCCGAACGGGCTCTGACGATGGACTCGGGTTGGCTGCAAGCCGATTTGGCCGAGATTCTGGCCCATTCCGTCATAGGTCACGGCAGGGgtgacggcagcagcagcggtagGGACTATTCAGTGACTCCCTTCTTGTCCCACCCGCACGAACGCTCTTCTTCGTCCCATGACGGCTCCGATAGCTGGTTCCCTCACAGCAGGAGACGCTCTTTAGACTGGAGTTTGGTCAATTCTTCAGCAGGCCAGCCACAATCTCCTTTTGTTGCCATAGCCACATCAGCCGACC GGCAGGAAAGCTGTTCTGCAAcagccgctgccgccgccgcagcagcagcagcgtcggcTGTCCAGCGGGAGGAGCGCTCCAAAGTGTTGAGAGAGCGACAGAACGAGGAGCGCCAGCGCAAGTTGGAGGAGCTGAAacaacaa GCGTTGGCGACGCAAAAATTTCGTGAACAGCAAGAAGAGGAACGTCGTCGCCGAATGGAGGAGCAGCGCCTACGCGACCTGGAACGGCGCACCCAGGTCGAGGAGCGCAAAAAGGCCATCCTGGAAGCGGAACGCGAACGACGGGAGGCCATGCTGCGTCGCAGTGAAGACCGCGGCATCCGACAGGAGACGAAGCGCCGCAACGAACGCGGATCCATCGCCTTTGCCTTTGGCAGCTCCACGCCGAGGATGCTGGAGCCTGTCGACAGCTGCTCAAGTTATTGGGGTTCCAGGAG GGCCACGTCAACCACCAATGTCATGTCTGCCTCCAGTCACGGACGCGTGACGTTGAACGAGGCTACCACGCCCAATGGCGGTGGCAATAACAACAAACTTCGAGCCTCTTCAGTCTTTGGACTTGATCAGAATCAAG ATGACGAAAGCAACGACCGCGGGCAACGACAGCGGGGGACTCAAGTCGTTGAATGGGAAACTCGGCGTCGAGCGTCAGAAGTGATGACGTCGTCCccttcgacgacgacggccgttGGTAACGACACAGCCAAGATCTCGGCTTTGggccaacaacaccaacaacaacaacagcaacagccatACTACCAATACCATCACAACTACAATAGGTGGTCGGCTGGTCGACCTCATACAAGTTCACTCTTTGGTGCCGGATGTTTCTTTCTAG GTGATGACTTGATGACGCAATCGACTTCAGCTGTTCAAGGCGGCAGGAGGAAACGGACGGATCTGATCCCGACGATCCCAATCCACCGGGGTGAAGGCGATCGATCGCCGCGCTCGCCTCTCTACGGCTCGTCGTCCGGCGCCTCGTCCAGCCGGGGATCCGTCAATCGCTCAACAG GTCTACGGAGTGGAGACATAACACCATCGTCGCCGACGAGGCCGTTGAGTGCCTTGAGTCAGGTGAGCAGCGTGAGCACGACGGTGGCTAGCAGCAGTGCCAGCATCAGTGGACACGTCCGAGCACGTACCGCTCCGGCCGGAGGCAGAAA acCACGTCCAGTAAGCATAGCCGGAACGGGTATGTCGCTCAGCGAGGCGGCTCGAACCTCTCGTGCCTCACGTGAAAACATCAACAGCCGCGAGCGGAGTAAAGAAacgaaggagaaggagaacgAGAGAACTCGCCAGACGCAACCGACGCCAGCGACAACGCCACGTCCGGCCAGAGCGCGAAGTGCTGACATGCGTAAAGACAACAATAACGCCGCCACACACAAGTCGAGTCCCGAAGGTGCTCTGTCGCAGCCGAGCCACGCCAAACGGCCAAACAGGGACGCCGGCAGACATCCGTCGGCCAGAGAGACTAAAACGCCCGTCAAAGCCACGGCCGAGGCCCCCAAGAGCGCCAAAGGAGTCAAGACAGAAGAAGGAGCTGCTACCACTGGCAAAGCTAATAATAAATCggtggcggcagcagcagcagcaaccaaaaAGGCGGATGAGGAAGCCGTCAAGGCGGTAGAACTGGTTCAAGTGACAGTTCCGCCAGCCGATTCCCAGCCAGAATCTAAGGAAGTGGTGAACGTCAAAGTTGAAGAAAGCCACGATCCCACAGCTGTTGAAACGCTTCCGGCGGCAGCCGAAACTGAAATGATTTCGATGACGGACTCTACTGCGTCCGGTGATGCTCCGGATGTTGAAATTCTTCCTCccgtcaccaccaccaacaatgACGTGGCTGTCGTTTCCACTCCGTCGGAAGTGTCGAACGTTGAAGGACAAGTCTCCGTCGACTCGATTCCGTCCGGAGCGACGACTCCATCGGAAACGGGCTCGGTATCTGGTGATTCGGTTCCTTTGTCGTTGACGTCACGTAAAATCATTTCATCTGAAGAGGAGGCCAAAGCGGCCCTGGCCGAAAAGAGGCGCCTAGCCCGTGAGCAGATGGAACGCGAAGCCGAACGTGAGCGCCTTAGAGCCGAGGAGGAACGTCTGCTGGAAGAGGAGCGACAGCGGCAGGAAGAGCTCGAGCAAAAATTggccgaagaagaaatggaccGGATGGCGCTAGAAGCTCGTCAAGCCGAAGAGGAACGCCTCCAAAA AGCCATTGAGGAAACGCAGCGCCGTGAAGAGGAGGAGCGCCTCCGCCGGGAGGAGGAAGCTCGCCAGCGGGTCGAGAAGGAGCAGCAGGATCGCAAGGCTCGCGAAGAAGCTGAGAAGCTGCGCAAAGAGAACGAGGAGCGTCTGCGtcgcgaagaagaagagcgacaGGAGAGGCGAAAGCGAGTTGAGGCTATCATGGCTCGAACGCGAGGCAAGAGCAGCGGTCCTGGGTCGAGCAACAACAAGAGCGGCAACGAGCTCAACAACGCTGTGAGCAGCGACCAGTCAGCCAGTGACGTGACCAGCGTCGGGATGATGAACAACAGCATCAGCCAACCCGATCTGCTGGGCGATATTGTAAATAAAAGCACGAGCAACGGCTCTGGCGgcggcaacaacagcaacgggCAATCGTCTTTGTCGCCCGACGACGACTCGCTGATGGATGATGACACCACCAAGCAGAAGAACAATGGCTTCCACCTCCACCACAATCACCATCACAACAACCAACATATCGACGCGACagattcctcctcctccctagCCAGCACCACCAGTGATTTACCAGACATCTCGAACGTCACAGCCAACGCTGACAGCGACAGCGTCAACTCGATTGCCAGTACTAACAACATAACCGCCGAAGTCGAGCCCGTCGAATTTTTAGCTTGA
- the LOC124196686 gene encoding ensconsin-like isoform X3 — protein MSVGVGMGIGRGHVTLGHGVNLTGSNATPGSGVDGLDGGGGSEHDQISPTWSVQCWDTLGDQVDHLILLPERALTMDSGWLQADLAEILAHSVIGHGRGDGSSSGRDYSVTPFLSHPHERSSSSHDGSDSWFPHSRRRSLDWSLVNSSAGQPQSPFVAIATSADPGQESCSATAAAAAAAAAASAVQREERSKVLRERQNEERQRKLEELKQQALATQKFREQQEEERRRRMEEQRLRDLERRTQVEERKKAILEAERERREAMLRRSEDRGIRQETKRRNERGSIAFAFGSSTPRMLEPVDSCSSYWGSRRATSTTNVMSASSHGRVTLNEATTPNGGGNNNKLRASSVFGLDQNQGDDLMTQSTSAVQGGRRKRTDLIPTIPIHRGEGDRSPRSPLYGSSSGASSSRGSVNRSTGMSVSMSRLDQLSHHRRRLSQNQLPSPTTPLQPLHESEPQQPQPTASSSTTKTASNSSTRSSRPASRSHHPSAATTTTTTASSPSSPQGTIAARGNRSMSKSMSHLAPGRPSSSSANKAGAPSVDGSTPPPRNGATTTTTRAERLRQKARQHAPQRPQHGLRSGDITPSSPTRPLSALSQVSSVSTTVASSSASISGHVRARTAPAGGRKPRPVSIAGTGMSLSEAARTSRASRENINSRERSKETKEKENERTRQTQPTPATTPRPARARSADMRKDNNNAATHKSSPEGALSQPSHAKRPNRDAGRHPSARETKTPVKATAEAPKSAKGVKTEEGAATTGKANNKSVAAAAAATKKADEEAVKAVELVQVTVPPADSQPESKEVVNVKVEESHDPTAVETLPAAAETEMISMTDSTASGDAPDVEILPPVTTTNNDVAVVSTPSEVSNVEGQVSVDSIPSGATTPSETGSVSGDSVPLSLTSRKIISSEEEAKAALAEKRRLAREQMEREAERERLRAEEERLLEEERQRQEELEQKLAEEEMDRMALEARQAEEERLQKAIEETQRREEEERLRREEEARQRVEKEQQDRKAREEAEKLRKENEERLRREEEERQERRKRVEAIMARTRGKSSGPGSSNNKSGNELNNAVSSDQSASDVTSVGMMNNSISQPDLLGDIVNKSTSNGSGGGNNSNGQSSLSPDDDSLMDDDTTKQKNNGFHLHHNHHHNNQHIDATDSSSSLASTTSDLPDISNVTANADSDSVNSIASTNNITAEVEPVEFLA, from the exons ATGAGCGTCGGAGTGGGAATGGGGATAGGACGGGGTCATGTGACGCTGGGTCACGGTGTCAACCTGACTGGTTCCAACGCGACTCCCGGTTCTGGCGTCGATGGCCTggacggcggcggtggcagTGAACATGACCAAATCAGTCCGACGTGGTCGGTGCAGTGCTGGGACACGCTGGGCGATCAAGTGGATCACTTGATCCTGTTGCCCGAACGGGCTCTGACGATGGACTCGGGTTGGCTGCAAGCCGATTTGGCCGAGATTCTGGCCCATTCCGTCATAGGTCACGGCAGGGgtgacggcagcagcagcggtagGGACTATTCAGTGACTCCCTTCTTGTCCCACCCGCACGAACGCTCTTCTTCGTCCCATGACGGCTCCGATAGCTGGTTCCCTCACAGCAGGAGACGCTCTTTAGACTGGAGTTTGGTCAATTCTTCAGCAGGCCAGCCACAATCTCCTTTTGTTGCCATAGCCACATCAGCCGACC CAGGGCAGGAAAGCTGTTCTGCAAcagccgctgccgccgccgcagcagcagcagcgtcggcTGTCCAGCGGGAGGAGCGCTCCAAAGTGTTGAGAGAGCGACAGAACGAGGAGCGCCAGCGCAAGTTGGAGGAGCTGAAacaacaa GCGTTGGCGACGCAAAAATTTCGTGAACAGCAAGAAGAGGAACGTCGTCGCCGAATGGAGGAGCAGCGCCTACGCGACCTGGAACGGCGCACCCAGGTCGAGGAGCGCAAAAAGGCCATCCTGGAAGCGGAACGCGAACGACGGGAGGCCATGCTGCGTCGCAGTGAAGACCGCGGCATCCGACAGGAGACGAAGCGCCGCAACGAACGCGGATCCATCGCCTTTGCCTTTGGCAGCTCCACGCCGAGGATGCTGGAGCCTGTCGACAGCTGCTCAAGTTATTGGGGTTCCAGGAG GGCCACGTCAACCACCAATGTCATGTCTGCCTCCAGTCACGGACGCGTGACGTTGAACGAGGCTACCACGCCCAATGGCGGTGGCAATAACAACAAACTTCGAGCCTCTTCAGTCTTTGGACTTGATCAGAATCAAG GTGATGACTTGATGACGCAATCGACTTCAGCTGTTCAAGGCGGCAGGAGGAAACGGACGGATCTGATCCCGACGATCCCAATCCACCGGGGTGAAGGCGATCGATCGCCGCGCTCGCCTCTCTACGGCTCGTCGTCCGGCGCCTCGTCCAGCCGGGGATCCGTCAATCGCTCAACAGGTATGTCGGTCTCGATGTCGCGATTGGATCAATTGTCGCACCATCGCCGTCGACTCTCGCAAAACCAATTGCCCTCCCCCACCACTCCCTTACAGCCCTTGCACGAATCCGAGCCCCAACAGCCACAACCAACGGCCTCCTCCTCTACTACCAAAACGGCCTCCAATTCCTCCACACGGTCGTCTCGACCCGCATCCCGATCGCACCACCCGTCGGcggctacaacaacaacaacaaccgcgtCGTCTCCGTCGTCTCCCCAAGGAACGATTGCAGCACGAGGCAATCGCAGCATGTCAAAAAGCATGTCCCATTTGGCTCCTGgccgtccttcttcttcttcggctaaTAAAGCCGGCGCTCCATCGGTCGACGGCTCGACTCCTCCGCCACGTAAtggcgcaacaacaacaacaacgcgaGCCGAGCGTTTGCGCCAGAAAGCGCGGCAGCATGCACCGCAACGCCCTCAACATG GTCTACGGAGTGGAGACATAACACCATCGTCGCCGACGAGGCCGTTGAGTGCCTTGAGTCAGGTGAGCAGCGTGAGCACGACGGTGGCTAGCAGCAGTGCCAGCATCAGTGGACACGTCCGAGCACGTACCGCTCCGGCCGGAGGCAGAAA acCACGTCCAGTAAGCATAGCCGGAACGGGTATGTCGCTCAGCGAGGCGGCTCGAACCTCTCGTGCCTCACGTGAAAACATCAACAGCCGCGAGCGGAGTAAAGAAacgaaggagaaggagaacgAGAGAACTCGCCAGACGCAACCGACGCCAGCGACAACGCCACGTCCGGCCAGAGCGCGAAGTGCTGACATGCGTAAAGACAACAATAACGCCGCCACACACAAGTCGAGTCCCGAAGGTGCTCTGTCGCAGCCGAGCCACGCCAAACGGCCAAACAGGGACGCCGGCAGACATCCGTCGGCCAGAGAGACTAAAACGCCCGTCAAAGCCACGGCCGAGGCCCCCAAGAGCGCCAAAGGAGTCAAGACAGAAGAAGGAGCTGCTACCACTGGCAAAGCTAATAATAAATCggtggcggcagcagcagcagcaaccaaaaAGGCGGATGAGGAAGCCGTCAAGGCGGTAGAACTGGTTCAAGTGACAGTTCCGCCAGCCGATTCCCAGCCAGAATCTAAGGAAGTGGTGAACGTCAAAGTTGAAGAAAGCCACGATCCCACAGCTGTTGAAACGCTTCCGGCGGCAGCCGAAACTGAAATGATTTCGATGACGGACTCTACTGCGTCCGGTGATGCTCCGGATGTTGAAATTCTTCCTCccgtcaccaccaccaacaatgACGTGGCTGTCGTTTCCACTCCGTCGGAAGTGTCGAACGTTGAAGGACAAGTCTCCGTCGACTCGATTCCGTCCGGAGCGACGACTCCATCGGAAACGGGCTCGGTATCTGGTGATTCGGTTCCTTTGTCGTTGACGTCACGTAAAATCATTTCATCTGAAGAGGAGGCCAAAGCGGCCCTGGCCGAAAAGAGGCGCCTAGCCCGTGAGCAGATGGAACGCGAAGCCGAACGTGAGCGCCTTAGAGCCGAGGAGGAACGTCTGCTGGAAGAGGAGCGACAGCGGCAGGAAGAGCTCGAGCAAAAATTggccgaagaagaaatggaccGGATGGCGCTAGAAGCTCGTCAAGCCGAAGAGGAACGCCTCCAAAA AGCCATTGAGGAAACGCAGCGCCGTGAAGAGGAGGAGCGCCTCCGCCGGGAGGAGGAAGCTCGCCAGCGGGTCGAGAAGGAGCAGCAGGATCGCAAGGCTCGCGAAGAAGCTGAGAAGCTGCGCAAAGAGAACGAGGAGCGTCTGCGtcgcgaagaagaagagcgacaGGAGAGGCGAAAGCGAGTTGAGGCTATCATGGCTCGAACGCGAGGCAAGAGCAGCGGTCCTGGGTCGAGCAACAACAAGAGCGGCAACGAGCTCAACAACGCTGTGAGCAGCGACCAGTCAGCCAGTGACGTGACCAGCGTCGGGATGATGAACAACAGCATCAGCCAACCCGATCTGCTGGGCGATATTGTAAATAAAAGCACGAGCAACGGCTCTGGCGgcggcaacaacagcaacgggCAATCGTCTTTGTCGCCCGACGACGACTCGCTGATGGATGATGACACCACCAAGCAGAAGAACAATGGCTTCCACCTCCACCACAATCACCATCACAACAACCAACATATCGACGCGACagattcctcctcctccctagCCAGCACCACCAGTGATTTACCAGACATCTCGAACGTCACAGCCAACGCTGACAGCGACAGCGTCAACTCGATTGCCAGTACTAACAACATAACCGCCGAAGTCGAGCCCGTCGAATTTTTAGCTTGA
- the LOC124196686 gene encoding protein split ends-like isoform X1, which translates to MSVGVGMGIGRGHVTLGHGVNLTGSNATPGSGVDGLDGGGGSEHDQISPTWSVQCWDTLGDQVDHLILLPERALTMDSGWLQADLAEILAHSVIGHGRGDGSSSGRDYSVTPFLSHPHERSSSSHDGSDSWFPHSRRRSLDWSLVNSSAGQPQSPFVAIATSADPGQESCSATAAAAAAAAAASAVQREERSKVLRERQNEERQRKLEELKQQALATQKFREQQEEERRRRMEEQRLRDLERRTQVEERKKAILEAERERREAMLRRSEDRGIRQETKRRNERGSIAFAFGSSTPRMLEPVDSCSSYWGSRRATSTTNVMSASSHGRVTLNEATTPNGGGNNNKLRASSVFGLDQNQDDESNDRGQRQRGTQVVEWETRRRASEVMTSSPSTTTAVGNDTAKISALGQQHQQQQQQQPYYQYHHNYNRWSAGRPHTSSLFGAGCFFLGDDLMTQSTSAVQGGRRKRTDLIPTIPIHRGEGDRSPRSPLYGSSSGASSSRGSVNRSTGMSVSMSRLDQLSHHRRRLSQNQLPSPTTPLQPLHESEPQQPQPTASSSTTKTASNSSTRSSRPASRSHHPSAATTTTTTASSPSSPQGTIAARGNRSMSKSMSHLAPGRPSSSSANKAGAPSVDGSTPPPRNGATTTTTRAERLRQKARQHAPQRPQHGLRSGDITPSSPTRPLSALSQVSSVSTTVASSSASISGHVRARTAPAGGRKPRPVSIAGTGMSLSEAARTSRASRENINSRERSKETKEKENERTRQTQPTPATTPRPARARSADMRKDNNNAATHKSSPEGALSQPSHAKRPNRDAGRHPSARETKTPVKATAEAPKSAKGVKTEEGAATTGKANNKSVAAAAAATKKADEEAVKAVELVQVTVPPADSQPESKEVVNVKVEESHDPTAVETLPAAAETEMISMTDSTASGDAPDVEILPPVTTTNNDVAVVSTPSEVSNVEGQVSVDSIPSGATTPSETGSVSGDSVPLSLTSRKIISSEEEAKAALAEKRRLAREQMEREAERERLRAEEERLLEEERQRQEELEQKLAEEEMDRMALEARQAEEERLQKAIEETQRREEEERLRREEEARQRVEKEQQDRKAREEAEKLRKENEERLRREEEERQERRKRVEAIMARTRGKSSGPGSSNNKSGNELNNAVSSDQSASDVTSVGMMNNSISQPDLLGDIVNKSTSNGSGGGNNSNGQSSLSPDDDSLMDDDTTKQKNNGFHLHHNHHHNNQHIDATDSSSSLASTTSDLPDISNVTANADSDSVNSIASTNNITAEVEPVEFLA; encoded by the exons ATGAGCGTCGGAGTGGGAATGGGGATAGGACGGGGTCATGTGACGCTGGGTCACGGTGTCAACCTGACTGGTTCCAACGCGACTCCCGGTTCTGGCGTCGATGGCCTggacggcggcggtggcagTGAACATGACCAAATCAGTCCGACGTGGTCGGTGCAGTGCTGGGACACGCTGGGCGATCAAGTGGATCACTTGATCCTGTTGCCCGAACGGGCTCTGACGATGGACTCGGGTTGGCTGCAAGCCGATTTGGCCGAGATTCTGGCCCATTCCGTCATAGGTCACGGCAGGGgtgacggcagcagcagcggtagGGACTATTCAGTGACTCCCTTCTTGTCCCACCCGCACGAACGCTCTTCTTCGTCCCATGACGGCTCCGATAGCTGGTTCCCTCACAGCAGGAGACGCTCTTTAGACTGGAGTTTGGTCAATTCTTCAGCAGGCCAGCCACAATCTCCTTTTGTTGCCATAGCCACATCAGCCGACC CAGGGCAGGAAAGCTGTTCTGCAAcagccgctgccgccgccgcagcagcagcagcgtcggcTGTCCAGCGGGAGGAGCGCTCCAAAGTGTTGAGAGAGCGACAGAACGAGGAGCGCCAGCGCAAGTTGGAGGAGCTGAAacaacaa GCGTTGGCGACGCAAAAATTTCGTGAACAGCAAGAAGAGGAACGTCGTCGCCGAATGGAGGAGCAGCGCCTACGCGACCTGGAACGGCGCACCCAGGTCGAGGAGCGCAAAAAGGCCATCCTGGAAGCGGAACGCGAACGACGGGAGGCCATGCTGCGTCGCAGTGAAGACCGCGGCATCCGACAGGAGACGAAGCGCCGCAACGAACGCGGATCCATCGCCTTTGCCTTTGGCAGCTCCACGCCGAGGATGCTGGAGCCTGTCGACAGCTGCTCAAGTTATTGGGGTTCCAGGAG GGCCACGTCAACCACCAATGTCATGTCTGCCTCCAGTCACGGACGCGTGACGTTGAACGAGGCTACCACGCCCAATGGCGGTGGCAATAACAACAAACTTCGAGCCTCTTCAGTCTTTGGACTTGATCAGAATCAAG ATGACGAAAGCAACGACCGCGGGCAACGACAGCGGGGGACTCAAGTCGTTGAATGGGAAACTCGGCGTCGAGCGTCAGAAGTGATGACGTCGTCCccttcgacgacgacggccgttGGTAACGACACAGCCAAGATCTCGGCTTTGggccaacaacaccaacaacaacaacagcaacagccatACTACCAATACCATCACAACTACAATAGGTGGTCGGCTGGTCGACCTCATACAAGTTCACTCTTTGGTGCCGGATGTTTCTTTCTAG GTGATGACTTGATGACGCAATCGACTTCAGCTGTTCAAGGCGGCAGGAGGAAACGGACGGATCTGATCCCGACGATCCCAATCCACCGGGGTGAAGGCGATCGATCGCCGCGCTCGCCTCTCTACGGCTCGTCGTCCGGCGCCTCGTCCAGCCGGGGATCCGTCAATCGCTCAACAGGTATGTCGGTCTCGATGTCGCGATTGGATCAATTGTCGCACCATCGCCGTCGACTCTCGCAAAACCAATTGCCCTCCCCCACCACTCCCTTACAGCCCTTGCACGAATCCGAGCCCCAACAGCCACAACCAACGGCCTCCTCCTCTACTACCAAAACGGCCTCCAATTCCTCCACACGGTCGTCTCGACCCGCATCCCGATCGCACCACCCGTCGGcggctacaacaacaacaacaaccgcgtCGTCTCCGTCGTCTCCCCAAGGAACGATTGCAGCACGAGGCAATCGCAGCATGTCAAAAAGCATGTCCCATTTGGCTCCTGgccgtccttcttcttcttcggctaaTAAAGCCGGCGCTCCATCGGTCGACGGCTCGACTCCTCCGCCACGTAAtggcgcaacaacaacaacaacgcgaGCCGAGCGTTTGCGCCAGAAAGCGCGGCAGCATGCACCGCAACGCCCTCAACATG GTCTACGGAGTGGAGACATAACACCATCGTCGCCGACGAGGCCGTTGAGTGCCTTGAGTCAGGTGAGCAGCGTGAGCACGACGGTGGCTAGCAGCAGTGCCAGCATCAGTGGACACGTCCGAGCACGTACCGCTCCGGCCGGAGGCAGAAA acCACGTCCAGTAAGCATAGCCGGAACGGGTATGTCGCTCAGCGAGGCGGCTCGAACCTCTCGTGCCTCACGTGAAAACATCAACAGCCGCGAGCGGAGTAAAGAAacgaaggagaaggagaacgAGAGAACTCGCCAGACGCAACCGACGCCAGCGACAACGCCACGTCCGGCCAGAGCGCGAAGTGCTGACATGCGTAAAGACAACAATAACGCCGCCACACACAAGTCGAGTCCCGAAGGTGCTCTGTCGCAGCCGAGCCACGCCAAACGGCCAAACAGGGACGCCGGCAGACATCCGTCGGCCAGAGAGACTAAAACGCCCGTCAAAGCCACGGCCGAGGCCCCCAAGAGCGCCAAAGGAGTCAAGACAGAAGAAGGAGCTGCTACCACTGGCAAAGCTAATAATAAATCggtggcggcagcagcagcagcaaccaaaaAGGCGGATGAGGAAGCCGTCAAGGCGGTAGAACTGGTTCAAGTGACAGTTCCGCCAGCCGATTCCCAGCCAGAATCTAAGGAAGTGGTGAACGTCAAAGTTGAAGAAAGCCACGATCCCACAGCTGTTGAAACGCTTCCGGCGGCAGCCGAAACTGAAATGATTTCGATGACGGACTCTACTGCGTCCGGTGATGCTCCGGATGTTGAAATTCTTCCTCccgtcaccaccaccaacaatgACGTGGCTGTCGTTTCCACTCCGTCGGAAGTGTCGAACGTTGAAGGACAAGTCTCCGTCGACTCGATTCCGTCCGGAGCGACGACTCCATCGGAAACGGGCTCGGTATCTGGTGATTCGGTTCCTTTGTCGTTGACGTCACGTAAAATCATTTCATCTGAAGAGGAGGCCAAAGCGGCCCTGGCCGAAAAGAGGCGCCTAGCCCGTGAGCAGATGGAACGCGAAGCCGAACGTGAGCGCCTTAGAGCCGAGGAGGAACGTCTGCTGGAAGAGGAGCGACAGCGGCAGGAAGAGCTCGAGCAAAAATTggccgaagaagaaatggaccGGATGGCGCTAGAAGCTCGTCAAGCCGAAGAGGAACGCCTCCAAAA AGCCATTGAGGAAACGCAGCGCCGTGAAGAGGAGGAGCGCCTCCGCCGGGAGGAGGAAGCTCGCCAGCGGGTCGAGAAGGAGCAGCAGGATCGCAAGGCTCGCGAAGAAGCTGAGAAGCTGCGCAAAGAGAACGAGGAGCGTCTGCGtcgcgaagaagaagagcgacaGGAGAGGCGAAAGCGAGTTGAGGCTATCATGGCTCGAACGCGAGGCAAGAGCAGCGGTCCTGGGTCGAGCAACAACAAGAGCGGCAACGAGCTCAACAACGCTGTGAGCAGCGACCAGTCAGCCAGTGACGTGACCAGCGTCGGGATGATGAACAACAGCATCAGCCAACCCGATCTGCTGGGCGATATTGTAAATAAAAGCACGAGCAACGGCTCTGGCGgcggcaacaacagcaacgggCAATCGTCTTTGTCGCCCGACGACGACTCGCTGATGGATGATGACACCACCAAGCAGAAGAACAATGGCTTCCACCTCCACCACAATCACCATCACAACAACCAACATATCGACGCGACagattcctcctcctccctagCCAGCACCACCAGTGATTTACCAGACATCTCGAACGTCACAGCCAACGCTGACAGCGACAGCGTCAACTCGATTGCCAGTACTAACAACATAACCGCCGAAGTCGAGCCCGTCGAATTTTTAGCTTGA